The DNA region CAAACGTCCGATCGCTTCCTCGCTGATGTTCCTTTCGCTGGCGTCGATCGTTTATTTGACGAACTTCGCCTGGACGCATTACCAGGAGGAACTGAAAGCTACGGGGCAAGTTCCGGAGCATATTCAGCGGGAAGAGGAAGCCCGGGAGAAACGGGAAAAAGGCTTGCCGACTTCCAATGCGACCAAACAGCAGGAAGTGGCGATCGTGGACAAGGATGATCCGGCGATGGAAACCTATAAGAAAGCGACTTGCGTTTCCTGCCACGCCGCCGACCTGAAAGGGGTTGCCGGTCCTTCCTTGCGCGGTGTAGGCGACAAGCACGGCAAGGAAGAAATCATGTCGATCATCAAAGAAGGCTACAACGGCAGAATGCCGGCCGTGTACGACACGGCGATCGGCGCCGGCGTAACGGACGAGGAACTCGACCACCTGGCCGAATGGCTTGCGAAACAAAAAACGGAACAGTAAAATAGGAAGTATGCGAAAACCTGATCGTTGATTCGATCAGGTTTTTTTGAGGAAGGAGCAGTCCGTTGAAATTATCGTATTTCTGGAGCCGGGCCTTTTTGGCGTCCCGTCCGATTTTATGGGCCTTATTCGTATGCAACTTGCTGGGCACGGTTTACGGGTATATTTGGTACGATGGGCAGCTGCGGTATACCTGGGAGAACCATCCGCATTGGCAGATTATATTTGTGCCCGACAGCCCAACGGCCAGTCTCTTTTTCACGTTAACGCTGTTGTTTCTCCTGTTTCCG from Paenibacillus macerans includes:
- a CDS encoding menaquinol-cytochrome c reductase cytochrome b/c subunit, with amino-acid sequence MAHNNSKEKIVYVGDSRVRKGNGFITPPDYTAYPGKSEAFIPNFLLKEWMVGVVVLVGFLVLTIAEPAPLGYPANPTASVIPMPDWYFLFLYQFLKYPYASGDYVVLGTLGIPGVAFGSLLLAPFLDRGKERRFYKRPIASSLMFLSLASIVYLTNFAWTHYQEELKATGQVPEHIQREEEAREKREKGLPTSNATKQQEVAIVDKDDPAMETYKKATCVSCHAADLKGVAGPSLRGVGDKHGKEEIMSIIKEGYNGRMPAVYDTAIGAGVTDEELDHLAEWLAKQKTEQ